GTAGTTTCTTCTTTAAATCTGTCAAAGCTTGCCAACGTAAATCAACCGATTTATTAGGACAATTGCAAGCATTTAAGTTACGGTTTTGCTTACACTCACTACATAAACCCTGGCAATTTTCTTGACATAGTTTTGACATTGGTAAAGCAAGCTGTATTTGTTCACAAACTAAATCATCTAAATTAATTTGGTTATTTTCATAAAAATGAAAATCCAACTCATTTTTCTCTAAAATTATCTCATCAGTTTTACTTAAGTTAGCTATTGATAAACAAATTAAATTAAATATTGTATGAACTGGTATTTTTACCTCTACTAAACAACGATCACAAAAAGTTTCTACATCTGTTTCTACTTGACCTCTTAAGTCTATTTCTC
The window above is part of the Blastocatellia bacterium genome. Proteins encoded here:
- a CDS encoding DUF177 domain-containing protein; amino-acid sequence: MQLAHLYPINTLDWQDDESKIVSDCSVTLTLRRRGREIDLRGQVETDVETFCDRCLVEVKIPVHTIFNLICLSIANLSKTDEIILEKNELDFHFYENNQINLDDLVCEQIQLALPMSKLCQENCQGLCSECKQNRNLNACNCPNKSVDLRWQALTDLKKKLQ